In the genome of Arachis stenosperma cultivar V10309 chromosome 2, arast.V10309.gnm1.PFL2, whole genome shotgun sequence, the window GGGGAAGGTGTAAGGCACTTTCTCTCGAAATATTTTTCTACGTCTCTCTCTGGTTGCAAGGTGTTAAGGTATTATCCCATGGAATTTTACTGCGTCCAATGAAAGGTGGTAGGGAACTCTCCTGGGGATGCGTGGCAGAGAGACTAGTCTGGGAGTTGCCGACTGAATTTGTGTCAGGTTTGGCAGAATAACCGACACGTGAACTCATGACCagtaggacagacatgcatcatgtgtATTTATTTGCTATTGCTTCAGCATGCATATTGTATTTGATTTGCCTATttgaatattctattaattgCTAATTGTATTACTTGCTATACTTGCTCTCTAACTGCATTTGCTTTGTACTACTTATTATTTGTGTATGATTTCGCTATTGAGACTATTGGGATTATTGAGATTTACTGAGATTGAAAACGTTGATAGACAGAATAACTATGACAATTTGATAATTGTTTGAGACCAATAAGATCAGAAAGGGCTTGATACCGAATAGAACAAATGTGATATTGGATCATAATGTATTAGAAATGATTAATACTAGAGGTGGATATGGAACTGATACTTAGTATGCTTACCTATTTAGTTTGGTAAAATCCTAAACTTGAATCGAAAGTGTTGAAGTTTAGGATTGCCTAGCAAGTTCATGTAGTTTGCATCGTTTCCATttaggttagatataaaaggagaaAAGATTCAGCCTTTCGCgctctcttctcttttgcttgctCATTCAACACTTTCATACTTTTCACAACCCTAGGTTTTTCTCTGagccatgagcaactaaacctcctctGTTAAGGTTAAGAGCTCTGTTTATTTTGATGGATTAATACAATTGTCAATCTACTCTTAATTAATGCATTGATTTATATTCAAGGATTgctttcgttcttcatcctagGAATTAGAGTATATTAGAAGATAAATCTTTTTCTAATTAAATTCTTGTTGAATATTGAAAAAGTTAAAATCACTTGAATAACAACTTAAAATCAATTCCTCATAATTTTCTAATTAACTAGACTTAACgtgatacgtgacatataatcatcTTATCTTTGGGTACTTAAGGTTTGTGTGGCTCATATACCAGATTTGGACTTAAACCCCTAATTTAAATTATGTGACAAAAGAATTGGCGGTTGATTAGGTTAGAAGAGATTAAATTattaaggaattagggtttaatcaattaaagtttgtcataaattgaatctttgcaTGATTAAAGTAGTTGGTAAGAATTGTTAATTCGGAAAAGTAAACTTCTCTAAAACTTTAACTGTTTTCTCATATTAATTTCACAACTCATTCACTATTTGTTTACTCGAATTTTTTGAATTACTGTTTGTTACAATTTAGAGTTTAAAACACTCTTATTTGCTTGTCTGACTAGTTTAATCATTCAATTATAGTTGTTTGATTCATTAATCCTCGTAGGATCGACACTCACTCACTTGAATTATTATTTGGTACGACCTAATGTATTTGCCAATAAATTTGTAGTATTCGAAATCCGCACCAGTCCTATAATAGATCTTAATTCTCTTGACGAATCATTTTCTATCTAAAgattgtatttatatttaatagaATCTTTGTGTTAAAATTTAGATTACATCAAATGCTCCATATATCATAAGCAAATGTCTTCATGTAGTTTATATTATTTTGAGTGCTTAAGACTGATTGAACCAACTATATACTAGTAAATATAATGTGGCTATTtaatatgtttgattttggAGACATATATATTGGGATGATGATGTtgcagaaattatttttaatataaagatGAAGATAGTGTTTtgattaaatattgatatttaaaatgtattataatgttgtgaaaatgtaaaaaaatatttaatatacatTGTTGTTAGGATGATGATATGTGTGCAATACATTTTTTGCGTGTTGACTTTTCACCTGTAAAATCTAACCATATATAATTACACTAAATAATtctattttcaacaaaaacatcaaatttttttcatataaaaaaatgaactaTGTTATGTGtactaaataattatttttggtaTAGGTATATAGGATGATAAGAGACTCTATCtgctttttataaatttaattatttggcTTGTTAAGGgactttgaacgccaataattaTAACTTGATTTGAGTCATgataaatttaaactttttaaaatttaatttaaattaaataaaagactaattaattttttttatcttacaATAACATGCATGTAAAAAGTATACAGTCCTTTGAATACCAAAATGGTTGTTTAAGAAGAAATtttgtttccaaaaataaatactttcagcataaataaacaaattaaactttgCACATCCCAATTAGgaaagaaaaacaagagataGGAGATCAGTTATTCAAAGTTACCATCAATTGGTGAGAGGTGACCATTATTAAAACTTACATAATTATCTCCATccatttgaaaataaaaaggaaattacaaaaaagaaaaatgaaaagcacAATGGATATCATGAACCTCTCAAGAGCATATGAAATTAATTAACTAGAGCTTACATCCCTTTGTAACAAACATTGTTCACTTGCAACTCGGAAGCGGAACCCCACACAAGCACGCATTATGGGAGTATGAAGACACATTAAAGCTCTGCAAATTTCCTCCCTTTGGAATCTCACCACATAGTCTATTGTAGCTCACATTCAACGACTCCAAATTCTGCACTCCAACAGGGAGTTTTCCGTAAATTCGATTGTGACTCACGTCTAATGTTGTCATATTCACAGGTAATTCTACTCTTCCAAGGTcgaactccaacatattcctcGAGAGAAACATTCTAACTGTCCCTTTGTTGGACCCAAAAAGCATGTATGCATCACCTTCAAGCCTATTTTGTGACAAACCAACATAGTACAAGTTATTCATTTTTCCTAAGGAATCTGGGATTCTCCCTGAGAGCTGGTTATTCGATAGGGCCAGAGTGAACACATTCTTTAGGGAGCCATATGAATCAGGGATTGTACCTGCAATGgcaataagaaaaaaaattagggGAGCGggaaatatatatattacaatTTGAGGAGAGCAGCCACCACTTAACTATTAAAAGGAACTATTAGATATAATCTCATACCATTAAAAATACAATCTCGTTATGTTACCAACAACATTTATATTAATatctgccaactcttatttataagtGTGTTTAATGGAAGTATCTTTgtggatgtgtctaataaaaatatttttttatagctTTGTTTGATAAAAGTgtctttataaatatatttttggatgtgtttttttatatatgtgtttaaaatataataattaatcattGTTGGCAATAAGTTGACAGATAATATGTTGGTACCCTatactttttcttaaaaatatcaTTGATAGTTAATTGATGACTACAAACTATAAAATTTACTAGCCCCTAGACTTTCTCTTACAATTTTTAAGATTCTCCTATTTTTTAAGCTTTTAAGATGAAAAAAAGTTAGGAAAAagttttttttagttatttgtttttattttatttaaaaaatgtaGCGGACttgttttttcgaaaaaaaaaaagagaaagaaagcaaTGTAAGAGATGGAAAATGCAAAGATTGATTACTATTAATATATAGAATTAATATGCTTCAATATTATTCTTACAATTTTTAATAAGATAAATCTAACATTTTactattaaataaattttctaaaaaaaaccTAGCTACATAATTATGTATATAACAATTActtctattttaatatatacactACAAACAATTATCTTagctttaaaaaatattaacatattatatcgaatattattttatttattaaatttttaatattaaaatacaaagaatataaagtaattaagtttcatttattattattttataaataattaaattatgtataaatgtgaaattattagttatttaaaaaataattatgtgatataaatttttttatcgaaatacaaattaaatatgactttatttttaattttaataaaataaaaagtacttCTGGAAACTTTAATTATTACTAATAAAAAAAGTACTTAGCTTCAAGGATTATACTGAAatgcaaaataatttttggttctccattaaaaaaaaatattctttttaataaataaattaactaatatatgtacttatatatataaatacataataattaattttataattaatttttagtatccacATAATACTTTCCtacaatatatatatgtatatatatttacaAATCGATAGTAGCAAATAGTGTGTAgtaacatttttattatttttcgtttttaaaaggggaaaaaaacCTGTAAGCTTGTTGTTGTCAAAATCCATCCTCGTGAGAAGATGCAACTGAGAGAGAGAAGGAGGGAGTGTCCCAGAGAGTTTGTTGAAGGAGAGGTCCAAGTCTACCAGGTTCTTGAGTTTGCCCAAGGAGCTTGGTATTGGACCAGAGATGGCGGTGTCGGATATGGTAAGGAACATGAGATTTTTGAGCTTTGAGATGGATTCAGGGATCGGGCCAGTCAGGTTCGGGAATGCGAACAGAAAGAGGCGTTCCAAGCGTGGAAGGTTGCCGAAGGAAGGCGGAATCTGAAAGGCATGGCGATCGGCAAGGTTGCCGATCAAGGTGATGTACTGCACTCGGTTCGTTTTGTAACCGCAACTCACGCCACTCCATGACATGTCGCAGCAATCTGTGTGTGGGCTCCATGACGACAGAAAGGATGGGTTGTTTGCTTCTTTCTTGATTTGGAGAAGGACTCTTTTGTCCTCTTGGTTGCATgtcgatgatgatgatgatgatgataatgatgctTGGCAGATTAACGTAATGAAGAGGAGACACAACACTACGCTTGTCATTGCTTCTCAACTTGTTTGTATTTAGTTAATTGGGGAGACAAAATAACCTTCCTTTATATAGCCGTCGATATCATGATGTAAGTAGGTATAGTTGCATGCTAGCAGCTTTGCATAATTCTCTCATCCCGTGACTATATTTTCAACGACGGCGGTAACTTGTCCAAAACAGTTGTCTGCGCTCATTGGGTCTATATACCGATGAGGAGACAGGAGAGTAATGTTTTTCTCACGAATTTAGAATTTGGAATTTGAATCGCACTCTTctaaatattttctataaacaatttttaaaatgaagaatattatattattaacaaaagttattatttctttattgagatttgataaattttaaataataaaaattaaattttaatttttaaattttaaattttaaattcaaataatataataaaataatatttattaaattattaactaatattaataaagAGTGTTTGCTCTTAttgactttttcttttaatattattgtcattgttaacaaaattaaaatttcaatttaaaattggagtttataatctaattattaataatctaacatatataaaatatcaactaatacaattattattattattatgggcTTAGTTAGCATTCATGAAGGAGAAATACTATCTGCGACCACAGAAGAAatgaatatttatttattcaatttcaatgtgcCAAATATTCAAAGGTTTCAAGCTTCTTTTCGGCCTACCAATTATGAGTCACCAACTACATGCGCATAGCTCATTGTATCTAACATCAAAAGTAACGTctttgtattattattaaaatataataagtAGAAGTTATCCACATCTTTTGTGAGGAAAATTTTGCTTCCCATTTACTTGACAACCGTAGTATGATAATGAATTTACTCTAATGTGCATTATTGTAGGATTGTATGATTATGCAGTTTGAACCATATTATTTAGAGTTCCTGCTTTTAtctaatgaattttatttttcatctaattTATATGAGATTCAAGGATAGTTAAGAGATGGCTTTAActaaatttcattttttttaatatttatcagaggataaaatatatttttatttctaatgttttttaaagttttaaaattgtacggtcatcaatatttaatttgatttaattttatatttgactcaaaaatatttgaagatcaacacttttttttattaatattaattaatattttgacTAACACTTTGTTGAGTTtaaaaaactaaactatgatTTAGATGATGACTaaatattattgaattattatCAAATTATCTGTTTTTTTGGTTTTCTATGGTATCTCTTAGCCCAATAGGTCAAGGACTAATCTGTTGCGgtactgagctccatttaagggtttgtcgctgaccaatgggttgctgcatgcacaaggcgaGATTCGAATCCCCGACACTTGTTTAAGCGGACTAGTGAACTAACCATTAGATCAACCCAACTTGGTTATTATCAAATTGTTTATATGATAGGTTTTGTTTAGTATGcagaaataaaacaaaaattgaacCAGACCCAAGAAGCATGAATAAAAGCCCAATGTTGATTCAACAAAGCAATCATGCAATAACTCTTGATTCAAAGGTTGAGTTGCCGacccatgaaaaagaaagaaaataaattggCGCATAATCAAACCAAAGTTCAAATATTGGTTCACCATAAACAAAAAGCTTTCACAAATATTTTCCATCAAAAAAGAAATCATCAGAAAGAAAGTGAGCCCGTATCCATGACAAGCCTAATAGGTGGTCCATAACCAAAATTCACTCTCCTAAATTTggctttaattttatttgaatttattttattcgaATACTATTACTCACCGAACTAAAATTCTCTCTTCTCATTCTTTCACACCACATCACTCTgaaacaagaaagaaagatTGAAAAATTCTGGAGTTAGAGTACAGTAAAGAAAAAAAGCTAGTTTTCATTCTCGTgtaagaagagaaagaaaaagagctacAACACAATAGAAGATCTCATCAGAACAAAGAATCACAAAAACAAGATTTTTTCATTTGTACTTCATCAAGGAATGTTGAAGAAATCCTCTGTGTCACAAGCACCGTTCTGGAATAATGAAGAAAGTGAAGTCAATGGTGCTTTACTGCTTATCAACCGTCAAGAAATAAACTTGGGGCCAAAGTAAGAATACACGGTCCGGATTCAAGAAGCATGAAGAAAAAGATTAAAAGAGAAAGGTATGGTTGCATGTCATTGCTTCTGCCGTCTCTATCCTCTGTGAACGTCGCTGCTGATTCTGATTGTTGGAAAAGAAGACAAACAAAGTGTTGAAGATGTTTCAAGCTCTGGAAGGTTCACTCCTCTATAATAGGGGTAAACGGCCAAGGATTGAGCAAGGAGTGAGAGCACAAATTTCGGTTCTCATAGCTCACTGAGCTAtccattcttctccttcatgaatttcattttgtatttctttttctcaatttagtttGTCTGAGTTTCAATGGTAAAAGGAAAAATGGTGAGATTTGTCTATAAAAGCCATTGAGTGAAAAAAGGCAGAGAGCTAGACTTGGAGGAAACAGCTAAGTTGTCTCAGAAATTCTTTGTAAGTTTTTCTATTTTGTGGTCATGATCCTGAAGAGATTTCCTTATAAGTTGGGTTGGTACTTTGCAGTTAAAAGTTAGGGTAAGTCCTATTCAAGTTTAGGTTGGGTTAGAATCTAGACTTGTCCCAGATAGGATTAGATAGATCCTAGAAAGAATTGGTGATTGTAATCTATTGAAaagatagtgaaattccatcattgttgtgatggagattGGATGTAGGCTACATTGCACTGAGTAGCTAAACCAGGATACATCGGTATGTCATTCTCTACTCTCTTCTCTGTTTCTGATTCTATactaaagaagaaaaaaatatagtatCTCTTGATTTCTCTACTAAACTTCACTTCATTATAACTCTCCTTGCAAGTAACACTGTTCTGGCTCCTACTGTGTCAGGGGATAAAACCAAATTCTCTCCTATCTTTTACTCTCAGATTCTTTATAGAACGCAAGGTTGGAAGTTGAAGAAAAAGGAGGCCAAACCAGGATACATCGGTATGTCATTCTCTACTCTCTTCTCTGTTTCTGATTCTATactaaagaagaaaaaatatagtATCTCTTGATTTCTCTACTAAACTTCACTTCATTATAACTCTCCTTGCAAGTAACACTGTTCTGGCTCCTACTGCGTCAGGGGATAAAACCAAATTCTCTCCTATCTTTTACTCTCAGATTCTCTATAGAACGCAAGGTTGGAAGTTGAAGAAAAAGGAGGCCAAAATTACCCTCTCTTTTCTTAGCCACTGATAACTATCacatcttattttatattattagaattttagatttaagatttatgatttaaaatttaaatgttagtgtttaaaattgaccaaaaataataaaagataagaattaTTGGGGCTTAGGGGTtttaatacaatagataaggaTTATTTAGTAAAGGACACACCTCAAAGGACACAGCGGAAACACAAAAAGATAGATAAATGTGATTTTCTTACTACTCTAAGAAACTTATTTTTAGCAAACTAAGTCACTGGAAGGATTTTTTCTACTAGACCTTCAGAGAACCTGTCCTTGACAACCTAGATCAGAGGGATGAAAATTGAAAGAAACCACCACGCAAATCACCTTAGTGTTGGAtccatcaattttttttatgcaacAAGCAAAATAAATCACTCACTTCACTTAATCACATTAAAAAATGTGCATAAAGCATTAAAGaaattttattcatcaaaagtTGGTAAATGGTCTCACCAAAGGTGTTTAAATAGGCTCTaacaaactaacaaaaagataagataagattttaaaatttaaatcagatttgatcttaaTGGATTAGATCATATTTGATTTATAAAATTcctaaaaatactactaagcAAATCAGAACTAAACAAATCTTCTAACAAACTCTAaccacaaaataaattaaaacaaaggcctaaaatttcaaaatttaataataaattataccTCCCATTGAATTTGAAAAGCATTATTGGGCTTCTTGCTATCCTGACTTATCCCAATGTGCCTTGTCCATTTTTTCTTGTTTAGAATTTGATGTAACTCCTTATGCATAAGTGCTATCAAAGTTCTCCTTGAATTTCTTTGCACATCCTCTAGTGATGGCCCTCTAAAAATGTGAAATTTTCATTCTACCCTTTTGCCTTAAAATACTCCAATTGTCTTTTCGAAcatttatcaataaattttgttggtcaaataatattattcttaattattattttattttttaattttatccttagCCAAACTAGTAGAAACACATGCAAATAGTTAgataacaatattttttttaaagttgcATTTTTGCTAGTGTTTTGTATTTGGAATTTTCAAGAGCAGTGTTACTGCTGATAATATCACTATTGAAGGTTGCAATTTGAATTTTTCATTCACAACAACGAGGCAATCGAAGGTCGTGCCTGTGCTTAGAGATTGTTCGTTTCGCATTCCTTGTGGGCAATTTTGGATGCTTCTTGGTCCAGATGGGTGTGAAAAATCTACCCTCTTGAAggtactttcttttatttttatgataataATTTGCAACTTGTGATGTAACACCTTAAGCCGATGTTGTAGATTTTGGTTGGTCTATTGAATCCAACTTCAAGAACAATGCATGTGAATGAACCTAAGagttttgtttttcaaaatcctGACCATAaggttttttctctttctcagatgttatactctctctctctctctctctctattttattttatttttttatgtgcTAGTTAGTTCTTGAGCTCTTCTCAATAGTAGTGTTCTCTCTATTGGCAATAGTACCTTCTTATAAATTTGAATAACTGAACTACATTTGAATATTATTTTGATGTTCAGATTTCAGTTATAGATGGTACAAATAAAAACCGTGTCATTCACAAATTAAAGggaaaaatgtaattttttattgtcaTCAACTTGTGTA includes:
- the LOC130958940 gene encoding polygalacturonase inhibitor-like, with the translated sequence MSWSGVSCGYKTNRVQYITLIGNLADRHAFQIPPSFGNLPRLERLFLFAFPNLTGPIPESISKLKNLMFLTISDTAISGPIPSSLGKLKNLVDLDLSFNKLSGTLPPSLSQLHLLTRMDFDNNKLTGTIPDSYGSLKNVFTLALSNNQLSGRIPDSLGKMNNLYYVGLSQNRLEGDAYMLFGSNKGTVRMFLSRNMLEFDLGRVELPVNMTTLDVSHNRIYGKLPVGVQNLESLNVSYNRLCGEIPKGGNLQSFNVSSYSHNACLCGVPLPSCK